The proteins below come from a single Raphanus sativus cultivar WK10039 unplaced genomic scaffold, ASM80110v3 Scaffold3765, whole genome shotgun sequence genomic window:
- the LOC108836760 gene encoding uncharacterized protein LOC108836760 yields MGDAVHGPLPVQNQLMKVIQSLNEQLTRLEQGSKPVGPQPQGERLPKGESRCWKAPEAAYVEPKPPDPSWITPPQNPCTHNFLLNFYSDDYKGADKTKLYTFSGRRNYLDWERNLDEWFYYNNILKKERLAYAIDQLRDEALKWWVQEEDDIRFCKEPPITTWRDLREIMRDKYAKKYTNSQIKELYPRRYPTHSSKKAELKSKTPTQKVPAKAEQQTEKHKQFCPTKQLLVETSLEKKTDLSMMRIKEHEEEAQGVTFVMGQKMVQDTMQSMLLKEAKPVIRVSHQ; encoded by the exons ATGGGAGATGCAGTACACGGCCCACTGCCTGTCCAAAACCAATTGATGAAGGTTATACAAAGCCTCAATGAACAATTGACTCGATTGGAGCAAGGCAGCAAACCAGTTGGTCCACAGCCACAAGGAGAACGACTACCAAAGGGAGAAAGTAGATGTTGGAAAGCACCAGAAGCTGCTTATGTtgagcccaagccaccagacCCTTCATGGATCACCCCCCCTCAAAATCCTTGCACTCATAActttttacttaatttttattCTGATGATTATAAAGGTGCTGATAAAACTAAACTCTATActttttcaggaagaagaaatTATCTAGATTGGGAGAGAAATCTAGATGAATGGTTTTACTACAACAATATCCTGAAGAAAGAGAGGCTAGCTTATGCTATTGACCAGCTCAGAGATGAAGCCTTGAAATGGTgggtacaagaagaagatgatataaGGTTTTGCAAAGAACCACCTATCACCACATGGAGAGACCTTAGAGAAATCATGAGAGATAAGTATGCAAAGAAGTATACCAATTCTCAGATCAAGGAACTGTATccaagaagatatccaactcATAGTTCCAAGAAGGCAGAATTGAAGTCTAAAACTCCAACACAAAAAGTTCCAGCAAAGGCAGAGCAACAAACTGAGAAGCACAAGCAAT TTTGTCCAACTAAGCAATTATTGgtagaaacatcactagaaaagaaaactgatttATCTATGAtga GAATTAAAGAGCATGAAGAGGAGGCACAAGGCGTCACCTTTGTGATGGGCCAGAAGATGGTTCAAGACACCATGCAGTCCATgttgcttaaagaagcaaaaccagtaatAAGAGTATCCcaccaag